The following coding sequences lie in one Xanthomonas hortorum pv. pelargonii genomic window:
- a CDS encoding DNA-deoxyinosine glycosylase yields MQAEKDIHPGAVAVTKNDVLQGLPAHIPGDCRVLVLGSMPGNASLDAAMYYAHPRNRFWPLMQVLLGIDASVAYAERLEALAHCGVGLWDVIGQCERRGSLDTAIVASSIVVNPLAARMATLPQLRAVACNGAAAAQAWRRHVQPLLPTQLQAVPVWALPSTSPANAAWSLQRLCDAWQPLRDALD; encoded by the coding sequence ATGCAAGCTGAAAAAGACATTCACCCAGGTGCGGTCGCCGTGACGAAAAACGACGTGTTGCAAGGCCTGCCAGCGCACATTCCCGGCGATTGCCGTGTCTTGGTGCTCGGTTCGATGCCTGGCAACGCCTCGCTGGACGCGGCGATGTACTACGCGCACCCACGCAATCGGTTCTGGCCGTTGATGCAGGTTTTGCTGGGTATCGATGCAAGCGTTGCGTATGCCGAACGTCTGGAGGCGTTGGCGCACTGCGGCGTCGGTTTGTGGGATGTGATCGGCCAATGCGAACGGCGCGGGAGCCTGGATACGGCCATCGTCGCTAGCAGCATCGTGGTCAATCCGTTGGCGGCGCGCATGGCAACGCTGCCGCAACTGCGCGCGGTGGCCTGCAATGGTGCCGCTGCGGCGCAGGCATGGCGTCGGCACGTGCAGCCGCTGTTGCCAACGCAGTTGCAGGCAGTGCCGGTCTGGGCGTTGCCGTCCACCAGCCCGGCCAACGCAGCGTGGTCGTTGCAACGTTTGTGCGACGCCTGGCAGCCGTTGCGCGATGCCTTGGACTAG
- a CDS encoding OmpW/AlkL family protein: MRSISILSLAAVSALAFAPSAFAQDTTYTGDTSSASTSADSASGKHWAVVGGVALIKPKNDPAPGLDVDGGPAPTLSASYYINDNWAVELWGAADKFNHRVNADGVGKVGTVEQQPIAISGQYHFGQADNVFRPFVGVGYYESNFSNEKIDAASASGQHVGLDTAKGVIGTVGVDMNINSTWFARADARYMRSRPELREGGQGTGSELELDPWTVGFGVGARF; the protein is encoded by the coding sequence ATGCGTTCCATTTCCATCCTGAGCCTGGCTGCCGTATCCGCACTTGCGTTTGCGCCGTCTGCATTTGCACAAGACACCACCTACACCGGTGACACCTCCTCGGCTTCCACCAGCGCCGATAGCGCCTCTGGCAAGCATTGGGCAGTGGTCGGCGGTGTGGCCCTGATCAAGCCGAAGAACGACCCGGCTCCGGGCCTGGACGTCGATGGGGGCCCGGCGCCGACGCTGAGCGCCAGCTACTACATCAACGACAACTGGGCCGTTGAACTGTGGGGCGCAGCCGACAAGTTCAACCACCGCGTCAACGCCGATGGCGTGGGCAAGGTCGGTACCGTCGAGCAGCAGCCGATCGCCATCAGCGGCCAGTACCACTTCGGTCAGGCCGATAACGTGTTCCGTCCGTTCGTGGGCGTGGGCTACTACGAGTCGAACTTCAGCAACGAGAAGATCGACGCGGCCTCGGCCAGCGGCCAGCACGTGGGCCTGGACACCGCCAAGGGTGTCATCGGCACCGTCGGCGTGGACATGAACATCAACTCCACCTGGTTTGCACGTGCCGACGCCCGCTACATGCGTTCGCGTCCGGAACTGCGCGAAGGCGGCCAGGGCACCGGCAGCGAGCTGGAACTGGATCCGTGGACCGTCGGCTTCGGTGTCGGCGCGCGCTTCTAA